One stretch of Haladaptatus sp. R4 DNA includes these proteins:
- a CDS encoding rubrerythrin-like domain-containing protein — protein sequence MTATYECEQCGNRVSALQHPGECPDCGAELRNVSVPRE from the coding sequence ATGACCGCGACATACGAATGTGAACAGTGTGGTAACCGCGTGAGCGCGCTCCAGCACCCGGGTGAATGCCCGGACTGTGGTGCCGAGTTGCGAAACGTCAGCGTCCCGCGCGAGTAA
- a CDS encoding plastocyanin/azurin family copper-binding protein — MSRQQTRTQTRRAFLTTAAAGTVAAASSGTADAQGTKTKTIKLGGEVMGWQGQQPSSISGKKNPTLKLKAGQKYEVIWTNLDGQPHNFELLDSSGNVIKATEKMSQKGATQSLTFTATPEMVQYRCVVHPTTMVGKVQIQGAKKEATSSNANIPTDAYVFAAAIILAVFSPLLFALLLMRVGPDDGVRPSG, encoded by the coding sequence ATGTCACGACAGCAAACGAGGACCCAGACGAGGCGAGCCTTTCTCACGACGGCGGCGGCGGGGACCGTCGCCGCCGCGAGCAGCGGGACCGCCGATGCACAGGGGACGAAGACCAAGACCATCAAACTCGGCGGCGAAGTCATGGGCTGGCAGGGACAGCAACCGTCCAGCATTTCCGGGAAGAAGAACCCGACGTTGAAGCTCAAGGCCGGACAGAAGTACGAGGTCATCTGGACGAACCTCGACGGCCAACCGCACAATTTCGAACTGCTGGACTCCTCGGGCAACGTCATCAAAGCGACGGAAAAGATGTCCCAGAAGGGAGCGACGCAGTCGCTGACGTTCACCGCCACGCCCGAGATGGTGCAGTACCGGTGTGTGGTCCATCCGACGACGATGGTCGGGAAGGTGCAGATTCAGGGTGCGAAAAAGGAAGCGACGAGTTCGAACGCGAACATTCCGACCGACGCGTACGTCTTCGCCGCCGCGATCATCCTTGCGGTTTTCTCGCCGCTACTCTTCGCGTTGCTGTTGATGCGGGTCGGGCCCGATGATGGGGTGCGACCGTCGGGGTAG